One window of the Mixophyes fleayi isolate aMixFle1 chromosome 6, aMixFle1.hap1, whole genome shotgun sequence genome contains the following:
- the CCDC172 gene encoding coiled-coil domain-containing protein 172 isoform X2, with amino-acid sequence MLQEMSVDSLFHHIFLCQQQAQESHRVIQEVKAETSICHEKIIEVTEKIREAKEVLENKVFLLLEKGFQKDLLRKRQDGLEILKGELRKETQDLQFKLQEMKKERALEEEQFMKEVLDYNFNYGLTSNREELAREEAKAESQSLEMEADTLRNEIHSLKCENIHLNSLHLQWNLLQRDLGELQETLKGLDEEIAAAICVTKSLKAEKLTISQKPQRDAECLRKLLRTHSGFQTFSFQGSLRVSSRHP; translated from the exons ATGCTGCAGGAGATGAGTGTGGACTCTCTGTTCCACCACATATTCCTCTGTCAGCAGCAGGCTCAGGAGAGTCACAGAGTCATCCAGGAGG TAAAAGCAGAAACCAGCATTTGtcatgaaaaaattattgaagtcaCAGAAAAGATTCGAGAAGCAAAAGAAGTCCTGGAAAATAAG GTTTTCCTCCTGCTGGAGAAGGGTTTTCAAAAAGATCTTCTGAGGAAGCGACAAGATGGCCTTGAGATTCTGAAGGGTGAACTACGTAAAGAAACGCAGGATCTACAGTTTAAGCTT CAAGAGATGAAGAAAGAGCGGGCATTGGAAGAGGAACAGTTTATGAAGGAAGTTCTGGATTATAACTTTAATTATGGGCTGACAAGTAACAGAGAAGAGCTGGCCCGGGAGGAGGCCAAAGCTGAAAGCCAGAGTCTTGAAATGGAGGCTGACACACTGAGGAATG AAATCCATTCCCTGAAATGTGAAAATATCCATTTGAATTCTCTCCATCTCCAGTGGAACTTACTCCAGAGAGATCTGGGTGAATTACAGGAAACACTGAAAG GTTTGGACGAAGAGATTGCTGCAGCCATTTGTGTTACTAAGAGTTTGAAAGCAGAGAAACTCACAATCAGCCAGAAGCCTCAGAGGGATGCAGAATGTCTGAG AAAACTTCTCAGGACccacagtggattccaaactttctcatTTCAAGGCTCTCTTAGGGTctcttcaaggcacccctaa